The Thermoflexus sp. genome contains the following window.
TGCTCCAGCAGGCGGCGGGCTTCTTCGCGCTGGCCCTTTGTGGCCAACACCATGCCCAGGCGGTAACGGACCGATGGCCGGTTCGGGTCCATTCGGAGGGCCTGGCGGAGGAGCCGCTCCGCTTCTTCCCACTCTCCGCGAAGGTAATGGGCCCATCCCATCCATTCGTAGCCTTCCACTCGCTGCGGGGCCCGTTGCAGGATCTCCCGGGCGGCCTCGATGCCTTTCCCGATCCAGACCTGATGGCCCAGATACAGGGTGGCCAGCATGATCCAGATCTCCACGTTCTCCCGATCCGCTTCCAGGGCCTGGCGGAGCCAGCGCTCGGCCGTCAGGAGATCCCCAGCCAGCATGGCGGCGCGCCCTCGCTCCAGCGCATAAAGGGGATCCGGATCCAGCTGGTAGGCGGCGGCGAATTGCCGCTGGGCTTCATGGTATTGCCCGTGCTCCAGAAGATAAAGGCCCCGGAAATAGTGCACTTCAGGGGGAATCGCGGAGCCCGGGCTGGCCCGCTGGAGCCATACCGTTCCATCCAGCCCCAGGCGCCCCAGGGCGTAACCGAGGGCGGCCATCGCCACGGGATCCTCCGGGTGCTTCTGGACCCAGCGGTCCAGGGCCAGTCGGGCTTCTCCCCAGTATCGCGCCCCCAGCAGCGCAAAGCCCCATCGGCGCAGGGTTTGATCCCGCGAGCTCTCCGCGCATGAGCGGTGCAGGGCGCATGGCGCGGGCAGGAGGTCAGCCCAATCTTTCCACGGGGAGGGAAGGAGGATCAGGAGGATCCGGGCCGCTTCCGGATCGTGGATCCCCTCCAGGAGGCCCCATCGGAAGCGGATCTGTCGGTCATCGGGGTGATAGCGGGCTCCGGTTTCCCAGGCCCTCCGTGCGTCCTCTTCATCGCCGAGGGCCATAGCCGCCTCCGCCCAGCGCTGGAAGGCCTCTCGATCGGCGGGCGTGCGCAGCGCCCAATCCCGCCAGCGGGCGCGCGCCGGTTCCCATTCCCCGCGCAGCGTGGCGATCTCCGCCAGACCCCGGAGCGCCCATGGATCCCCAAGTTCCAGGGCGCGCCGCCAGGCTGCCTCTGCCTCCTCCAGCTCCCCCAGGGCTGTGTGCGCGCGGGCGACCCGATGCCAGACCGCCGGGTCCATCGGGCGCAGGGCCCGGGCGGCCTGATAGGCCTGCTGCGCCGAAAGACCCTGTCCCTCCGCCCAGAGCGCATCCCCCTCACGGATCCAGCGCGCCGCTGGGATCCCGGCGGGGTCCAGGGCGAGCAGCATGGAGAGCGCGATCAGCCCGCCGATCCGCAGGCCTCGCCGCATGGAAGATCCCGGCAGGCGCTGGCGAAACCATGTCCAGAGAATGCGGGTGGAATTAAAATTGAAGCAATCGCGAAGGGCGACCCGGAGGCCGCCCATGCGGTCCGAACGTTTCTCCAGGCTGGCATCCTCTCCGGGGAATGGAACCATGGCGCTACGGGTGGCCATTGTGGGGGCCGGCGCGGCCGGCCTGGCGGCGGCTTATGATCTGACTCGCGCAGGAGCCCGGGTGGTCGTCTATGAGGCGGCATCCCAGGCCGGCGGGCTGGCCTCCGGCTTCAAAGCGGAAGGCTGGTCCTGGTCTCTGGAGCGATTCTACCATCACTGGTTCGCCTCCGATACGGAGATCCTTCGCCTGATCCGGGAGCTGGGCCTGAGCCATCGGGTGCGGTTCCCCCGCCCGATCACGGCGGTCTGGTATCAGGAGCGACCCTATCCCTTTGACAGTCCCCTGGCAGTCCTTCGTTTCCCCGGCCTTTCCCTGATGGAGAAGCTCCGGATGGGCCTGGTGATCGCCTATCTCCGCCTGACCCCGCGCTGGGAGCCGCTGGAGCGGGTGACCGCTCATGAGTGGCTTCCCCGCTATATGGGACGGCGGGCTTATGAGCGGATCTGGCAGCCGCTCCTGGAGGGGAAGTTCGGGGATGCCTACCCGGAGATCAACATGGCCTGGTTCTGGGCGCGTATCCATAAGCGCAGCCCGCGCCTGGGGACCTTCGAAGGGGGCTTCCAGGCGTTTTTCGATCTCCTGGTGGAACAGATCCGCCGCCAGGGCGGCGAGGTCCGTCTGTCAACCCCGGTGTTCCGGCTGGAACCGGCGGAGGGAGGGTGGAACGTGGAGGCGGCGGACGGCTCCGCGCTTTACGATGCCGTGATGGTCACCACCTCCCCGCGCCTGCTGGCCCGGCTGGTTCCGGCGCTGCCGGCTTCTTATGTGGGCCAGCTGCTGGCCCTGCGGTCCCTGGGAGCGGTGGTCCTGATCCTGGCCCTGGATCGCCCGCTCACCCGCGGGGTTTACTGGATCAATCTGCCGAAGCGGGCCGGATTCCCCTTCCTGGCCCTGGTGGAGCATACGAACTATGTTCCGGCGGAGCACTACGGCGGGGAACATCTGGTCTATTGCGGGGATTACCTTCCGCCGGATCATCCGTATTTTTCCATGTCACCGGAGGAGCTCCTGCGGATATTCCTGCCGGCGCTCCCGCGCTTTAACCCATCCTTCCGGCCGGAGTGGGTCCGTCGCTGCTGGGTCTTCCGGGAGCCCTACGCCCAGCCGGTGGTTCCGGTGAACTACTCCCGGATGATCCCGGATCTGCGCACGCCCCTGGTCGGCCTGTATTTCGCCAGCATGAGCCAGGTGTATCCGTGGGATCGGGGGACGAACTATGCGGTGGAGATGGGCCGGCGCACGGCCCGTCTGATCCTGGAAGATTGGGCCCGGGGCCGCCTGAAGTTGCGAATGCCGGTAGGGGTCGCGCCGGTTGGGGCTTCGATCGATGCGGAGGGGTTCCATGGCGGATGAGGAGCTTCTGTCCATCCTGGCCGCCCAGCCCTTGTTCCGCCGGCTGGATCCTGAAGAGCTGGCCCGGGTGGCGGCGCGGGTGAAGGGGAGAACCCTCGCCCCGGGTGAGGAGCTGTTCATTGAAGGCAAGACGTTCCCCGCCTATTTCATCCTCCGCTCCGGCCGCCTGGCCCTGCTGCGCATCGACGCGGATGGCGTCGAGCGTTTGATCCGTCACCTTCAGCCCGGGGAAGGGATCGGCGTTCACGCCCTTTTCTTAAACGATCCGCGGGATGTGACCGCCATGGCCATCACGCGGGTGGAGGGCTGGCTGCTGGAGAAATCGGAGTTCGACGCCCTGCTGGCCGAGCATCCGGATCTGATTCATCGCCTGGAATTGCCCCCGGATGTGGAGGCGCGCCTGCGGGCGCCCCGTTTTCCGTGGCTGGAGCCGGAGGAGCAGGTGCTTGCGGCCATCCATCGGCACTGGTTCAGCGTGATCCCGGTCCTCCTTCCACCTCTGGTGCTCCTCCTGGTGTTCATCGTGCTGACCACCTTCCTGGCGGCGGAACTGGGCTGGTGGCCGGCGCTTTTCCTCAACGCGATCCCCCTGATCCTCCTGGGCGCGCAGGTCTGGAACTGGTGGGACGATCAATATATCCTCACCACGCGGCGGATCGTTCACATCGAACGGGAGCGCTGGCTGTATGTGTTTCCCGGTCCGGAAACCCGACAGGATATGCCACTGGACCAGATCCAGGAGGTCCAGATCCTGCGGCGCACCCCGCTGGCCAGCCCGTATCTGTTCGATTTCGGGGATATCGAGGTGGAAGCGTTCAGCGGGCGGGTCGCCTTCTCGAACCTGCCCCAACCGGATGGGATCCGCCGCCTGATCTATGAGCAGATCGACCGTCTGCGGGCGCTGCAGCAGGCGCGCCAGCGCTACCGTCTGCAACAGGAGTTGCGCCATCGCCTGGGGCTGGCCCCGACTCCTCCGGAGGCCGCCCCCGCTTTGTCGACTCCTGCTCCCCCGGGTTGGGTGGAGCGGATCGGGCTCATCCTCCGAGCAGTGGCCCACTATCTGTTCCCGCCCCTTCGGGAGACGGCGGGCGATCGGGTGATTTACCGGAAGCACTGGGTGGCCCTGTTTCGTTCCATCGGGCTGGGGCCGCCGATGGCGCTGGGGCTGTGGGTCCTGGGATGGGTGCTGCATGCCCACCATGTCTGGCCGATCGATCGAATCGAGCCGGGGATCCGCTGGGGGGGGTTGATTCTCAGCGGGATGCTGCTGGGGATCTGGTGGTGGTGGCGCTATGAGAACTGGCGGAACGACGAATACATCCTGACCCCCACTCAGCTGATCCTGTCCCAGCGTCTGCCGATGTTGATGCGGGAGGAAACCCAGACGGCCAACCTGGCGCGCATTCAGAGCGTGGAGTATACGATCCCATCGATCCTGGCCCGTTTGCTCAATTACGGCCATGTCGTGGTGCGCGTCCCGGGCGGGGATTTCTACCTGCAGTATGTCGGGAGCCCCCGACAGGTGCAGCAGGAGATCACCCGGCGGATGGAGGCTTACCGCCGTCGTCTGCAGGAGGAGGAAGCCGCGCGGCAGCGCCGAAACGTCGTGGATACCATCGCCGCTTACGATCGCCTCCGTTTCGGCCCGCCCGGGGTGGGAGGAGGTCATGGGGCTTTGCCCGGCGCCCAAGGCGGGCCACACTTCAGGTCGTGAAGCGATTGGAGGCGGCAGGAAGGGGCTTCCGCCCCGGCCTTTCGTCGCTGCGGAAGCGGCTTCTCGGGCGATCCCCATGCCTCCAACCGGATGGGATGGCGAAGAAGGGGAGGATGGTTGTTCATCCCGCAACATCTCGGTCGACCCTCTTCAGGAGGAGACCCGATGAGCATTTTCGACCTGTTCTGGATCTTCCTGATTTTCAGCACTATGTTCCCCGCTATGCAGCGTCGGCTTCTCGAGGAGGCCCGCGCGCGGCTGATCCGCCAGATCGAGCGCCGGCGCGGCACGCGCCTGATCACGATGATCCATCGTCAGGAGACCATCGGGTTCTTCGGGCTTCCCCTCTCCCGTTACATTGATATTGAGGATTCCGAACAGATCCTCCGGGCGATCCGGCTGACCCCGCCGGATATGCCCATCGATCTGATCCTCCACACCCCGGGCGGCCTGGTTCTGGCCGCCGAGCAGATCGCCCAGGCGCTGGTCCGTCATCCGTCGAGGGTGACCGTGTTCATCCCTCACTATGCGATGTCCGGTGGGACATTGATCGCGCTGGCTGCTGATGAGATCGTGATGGATGAGAATGCCGTGCTGGGCCCGGTGGACCCCCAGCTGGGTCAGTATCCGGCGGCTTCGATCCTGAAGGTGGTGGAGACCAAGCCGCTGGCGAACATTGAGGATCATACCCTCATCCTGGCGGACATCGCCCGCAAGGCGATGGAGCAGGTGCGTTCGACGGTGGTCGAGCTGCTCACCGCCAATGGGATGGATGCGGAGCGGGCCGCGGTGATCGCGGAAGCCCTGAGCAGCGGACGCTGGACGCATGATTATCCGATCTCGGTTCGGGAAGCTCAGGCCATGGGGTTGCCGGTTCGGGTTGGATTGCCCGAGGAGATCTACCATCTGATGGAGATGTTCCCGCAAGCCACCCCGCGGCGACCTTCGGTGGAATACATCCCGGTGCCCTATCGCCACGAGGGCCCTGCTCCTCGATCGCGTTAAGTGGACGTCGGAGGCCCATTGAACCCTGGTCAGGGGAGGGGCGGCCTCCCACGAGGGCATCCACGGCGCGGGGAGGCTGCCGGCGTCATCCCTCCGCTCCGCTCATTCGTTCGCGACCGAAGGGGCCGAACGGTGTTCGCAGGGGCCGATGTTATACTTGATAGATGTGGAGGGAGTGATGGCGCGGAGGGCCGCCGTTGCTCCAGCGTCCTCCGGGCGCGTCAGGCATTCGCTCGATCGAGGCGACCTGAATGACCCTGGTCCTGCTGATCCGACACGCGGCGAACGATTCCATGGGCCGGTGGCTGGCCGGGTGGACACCGGGGGTGCATCTGAACGAGGAGGGGCGTCGTCAGGCGGAGGCGCTGGCGGAGCGCCTGGGCTCCCTGCCCATCCGGGCGATTTACAGCAGCCCCCTCGAACGTGCGGTGGAGACGGCCGAGCCGCTGGCTCGCCGGAAAGGGCTGCAAATCCAGATCATGCCGGAACTGGGGGAAGTGCGCTACGGACAGTGGACCGGGAAGTCGCTGAAGCGGTTGCGACGTCAGAAGGCCTGGCAGCGCCTGGTGAGCGTGATCAGCCGGGCCCGTTTTCAGGACGGCGAGGCGATGGTCGATCTGGTGGCCCGGGCGATCAAGGCGGTGGAGACCATCGTCAGTCGCCACCCGCGGGACGTGGTGGCCCTCTTCACCCATGCCGATCTGATCCGCGCGGTGACCGCCTATTATCTGGGGATGCCCCTGGATCTTTACCATCGGCTGATGATCGCGCCCGCCTCTGTGACGGTTTTCTGGCTGGCGGAGGGGCCGCCGCTGCTCCTGCGGCTGAACGATACGGGCCCGCTGCGCTGGCCTCTGGAGGATCTGGCGCATCTCTCCAGGCGACGAAAGCGCTGAAGCCGTATCCGGTTTTCCCGGCAACGGTTTCCGGTCATCACCCGTGAGAACAGGACGGAGATGCCTCGATTGATTTATGATCTGCGGCCAGTCGATCGGATCACGGCGGACGCGGTGGGCGAGCCAGGGCGGCGGACGTTTTATATCCAGGCCCGTCAGGAGGATATCCTGGTCACCATCCTCTGCGAGAAGGAGCAGGTGCGGGCCCTGGCCCATTCCCTGGAGGAGCTCCTGGAGGAGATCAACGAGAAATACCCGCGTCCTCTGGGGCGGGAGCCCGATGAATCCGAGCTCCAGCTGGAAGAGCCCCTGGAGCCCCTGTTCCGGGCCGGGCGCATGGGGCTGGGCTATGAGCCCCGGGAGGACTGGGTGGTCCTGGTGATCCAGGAGCTGGCGGAAGAGGATCAGGACCCGGATCGGCTGCGGGTGGTCCGTTTCTGGGCGACCCGGGAGCAAATGCATGCCCTCAGCCGCCACAGCGCGGATGTGGTCGCCCGGGGCCGACCCCTCTGCCCTCTGTGCGGCCGCCCCATGGATCCCGAAGGGCATATCTGCCCTCGCCGGAACGGCAAAGCGGTCGTGTTTTAGGGCGACGCCGCCGGTCCTTTCTGGAGGGTC
Protein-coding sequences here:
- a CDS encoding MSMEG_4193 family putative phosphomutase, producing the protein MTLVLLIRHAANDSMGRWLAGWTPGVHLNEEGRRQAEALAERLGSLPIRAIYSSPLERAVETAEPLARRKGLQIQIMPELGEVRYGQWTGKSLKRLRRQKAWQRLVSVISRARFQDGEAMVDLVARAIKAVETIVSRHPRDVVALFTHADLIRAVTAYYLGMPLDLYHRLMIAPASVTVFWLAEGPPLLLRLNDTGPLRWPLEDLAHLSRRRKR
- a CDS encoding DUF3090 domain-containing protein, which encodes MPRLIYDLRPVDRITADAVGEPGRRTFYIQARQEDILVTILCEKEQVRALAHSLEELLEEINEKYPRPLGREPDESELQLEEPLEPLFRAGRMGLGYEPREDWVVLVIQELAEEDQDPDRLRVVRFWATREQMHALSRHSADVVARGRPLCPLCGRPMDPEGHICPRRNGKAVVF
- a CDS encoding tetratricopeptide repeat protein, with the translated sequence MRRGLRIGGLIALSMLLALDPAGIPAARWIREGDALWAEGQGLSAQQAYQAARALRPMDPAVWHRVARAHTALGELEEAEAAWRRALELGDPWALRGLAEIATLRGEWEPARARWRDWALRTPADREAFQRWAEAAMALGDEEDARRAWETGARYHPDDRQIRFRWGLLEGIHDPEAARILLILLPSPWKDWADLLPAPCALHRSCAESSRDQTLRRWGFALLGARYWGEARLALDRWVQKHPEDPVAMAALGYALGRLGLDGTVWLQRASPGSAIPPEVHYFRGLYLLEHGQYHEAQRQFAAAYQLDPDPLYALERGRAAMLAGDLLTAERWLRQALEADRENVEIWIMLATLYLGHQVWIGKGIEAAREILQRAPQRVEGYEWMGWAHYLRGEWEEAERLLRQALRMDPNRPSVRYRLGMVLATKGQREEARRLLEQTILLDPRGDFGRRALQQLLHLQGE
- a CDS encoding SDH family Clp fold serine proteinase; protein product: MSIFDLFWIFLIFSTMFPAMQRRLLEEARARLIRQIERRRGTRLITMIHRQETIGFFGLPLSRYIDIEDSEQILRAIRLTPPDMPIDLILHTPGGLVLAAEQIAQALVRHPSRVTVFIPHYAMSGGTLIALAADEIVMDENAVLGPVDPQLGQYPAASILKVVETKPLANIEDHTLILADIARKAMEQVRSTVVELLTANGMDAERAAVIAEALSSGRWTHDYPISVREAQAMGLPVRVGLPEEIYHLMEMFPQATPRRPSVEYIPVPYRHEGPAPRSR
- a CDS encoding cyclic nucleotide-binding domain-containing protein produces the protein MADEELLSILAAQPLFRRLDPEELARVAARVKGRTLAPGEELFIEGKTFPAYFILRSGRLALLRIDADGVERLIRHLQPGEGIGVHALFLNDPRDVTAMAITRVEGWLLEKSEFDALLAEHPDLIHRLELPPDVEARLRAPRFPWLEPEEQVLAAIHRHWFSVIPVLLPPLVLLLVFIVLTTFLAAELGWWPALFLNAIPLILLGAQVWNWWDDQYILTTRRIVHIERERWLYVFPGPETRQDMPLDQIQEVQILRRTPLASPYLFDFGDIEVEAFSGRVAFSNLPQPDGIRRLIYEQIDRLRALQQARQRYRLQQELRHRLGLAPTPPEAAPALSTPAPPGWVERIGLILRAVAHYLFPPLRETAGDRVIYRKHWVALFRSIGLGPPMALGLWVLGWVLHAHHVWPIDRIEPGIRWGGLILSGMLLGIWWWWRYENWRNDEYILTPTQLILSQRLPMLMREETQTANLARIQSVEYTIPSILARLLNYGHVVVRVPGGDFYLQYVGSPRQVQQEITRRMEAYRRRLQEEEAARQRRNVVDTIAAYDRLRFGPPGVGGGHGALPGAQGGPHFRS
- a CDS encoding NAD(P)/FAD-dependent oxidoreductase; the protein is MRSERFSRLASSPGNGTMALRVAIVGAGAAGLAAAYDLTRAGARVVVYEAASQAGGLASGFKAEGWSWSLERFYHHWFASDTEILRLIRELGLSHRVRFPRPITAVWYQERPYPFDSPLAVLRFPGLSLMEKLRMGLVIAYLRLTPRWEPLERVTAHEWLPRYMGRRAYERIWQPLLEGKFGDAYPEINMAWFWARIHKRSPRLGTFEGGFQAFFDLLVEQIRRQGGEVRLSTPVFRLEPAEGGWNVEAADGSALYDAVMVTTSPRLLARLVPALPASYVGQLLALRSLGAVVLILALDRPLTRGVYWINLPKRAGFPFLALVEHTNYVPAEHYGGEHLVYCGDYLPPDHPYFSMSPEELLRIFLPALPRFNPSFRPEWVRRCWVFREPYAQPVVPVNYSRMIPDLRTPLVGLYFASMSQVYPWDRGTNYAVEMGRRTARLILEDWARGRLKLRMPVGVAPVGASIDAEGFHGG